A genomic region of Amphiura filiformis chromosome 6, Afil_fr2py, whole genome shotgun sequence contains the following coding sequences:
- the LOC140154453 gene encoding uncharacterized protein produces the protein MTTSLLPGGDTINDFFDELGQQAGGAGVGLALEYLGLSNFISTDKCILPYGATQQMCSAFSLPKLPQEVTCVINNRCLGIQCCLNVDITVAHLTTQTWLIIDPCNFQISVGFGSWYLNITLITYQWGQEEGHTLGNNAVIIRFSVDKLDATKEFQVNLQVEIHIDDESSSIPILVDTRLPIPLCNTEFSFSDLGVNSITELAESFGGNIAQAGIDWALSELGIKEYITGNLCTIPTGQNTCPAPSLPTNQDILVCAIDEHCLGIQCCVNLDFRVTQLMLKAWLIIDPCDFQFSIGFENFDLNFTLFAYEWGKHEQIKIADIWRSGVPNTYFVDENIQLFH, from the exons ATGACAACTTCACTTCTGCCAGGAGGCGACACTATCAATGACTTCTTTGACGAATTGGGACAACAGGCGGGAGGCGCTGGTGTTGGTCTGGCTTTAGAATACCTTGGACTTTCA AATTTTATTTCTACTGACAAATGCATCCTCCCATATGGAGCAACACAACAAA TGTGTTCAGCATTCAGCCTTCCTAAATTGCCGCAAGAAGTAACGTGTGTCATCAACAACCGATGCCTAGGCATTCAGTGTTGTCTTAATGTAGACATTACAGTGGCTCACCTGACTACCCAGACATGGCTGATTATTGACCCATGCAACTTTCAGATATCTGTTGGTTTTGGGTCTTGGTATCTAAATATCACGCTAATAACATACCAATGGGGACAAGAAGAGGGACACACACTTGGAAACAATGCCGTGATCATTCG ATTTTCcgttgataaacttgatgcaaCCAAAGAATTTCAAGTGAATCTCCAAGTGGAAATACACATTGACGACGAGAGTAGTTCCATTCCAATCTTAGTTGATACTAGACTACCAATTCCACTGTGTAATACTGAATTTTCCTTCTCTGACTTGGGAGTAAACAGTATCACTGAATTAGCTGAATCATTTGGAGGAAATATAGCCCAGGCTGGCATTGATTGGGCCTTATCTGAGCTTGGCATTAAG GAATACATCACAGGCAATTTGTGCACCATACCAACTGGGCAAAACA CTTGTCCTGCTCCAAGTCTCCCAACCAATCAAGACATTCTCGTATGTGCTATTGATGAGCATTGCTTAGGCATTCAGTGTTGCGTCAACCTGGACTTTAGAGTCACTCAACTCATGTTGAAAGCCTGGCTTATTATTGACCCGTGTGACTTCCAGTTCTCTATCGGCTTCGAGAACTTCGATCTCAACTTTACATTATTTGCCTATGAGTGGGGAAAACATGAGCAGATTAAGATTGCAGACATTTGGCGGTCAG GTGTTCCTAACACTTAttttgttgatgaaaatatacaGTTATTCCATTGA
- the LOC140154454 gene encoding uncharacterized protein: MPVTYPDCPELPSLPAEIECSVIGDSCLGIECCVDLDFKVTTCSIRIHQFLDPCNFWLAVGFGAWSLNITLFTYQWGTEEVEMLGNAIEITFSIDKLDDDKEFLVNLALKLDIEGDITELGILSNTRFPIPLCNTNATFTLPGGGSIDGFVRALGDNVGQAAVAVVLRQLGLEQYISNQQCSLQPTDLDDTSCPSGFQIPAIDRILQCSIEETCLGIKCCVNLNFKIDELMLKTWLILDPCNFTISIGFEKLSVDIPLFSYEWGTEEVLEVSEFLIIRYYLCEYILCNAYEQVKINPVDTSGIRKGTGYLRCE, from the exons ATGCCGGTTACATATCCAG ATTGTCCTGAACTGCCATCTCTGCCAGCCGAAATAGAATGTTCTGTCATAGGCGATTCATGTCTTGGAATCGAATGTTGTGTGGACTTGGACTTCAAGGTCACCACGTGCAGCATTAGAATACACCAATTCCTGGACCCATGTAATTTCTGGTTGGCAGTTGGCTTTGGAGCATGGTCTCTCAATATCACATTGTTTACCTACCAGTGGGGTACGGAAGAAGTCGAGATGCTAGGAAATGCCATTGAAATCAC GTTCTCAATCGACAAACTAGATGACGACAAAGAATTCCTTGTAAATCTGGCTTTGAAGCTAGACATAGAAGGAGACATTACCGAATTGGGCATTTTGTCAAACACACGATTTCCTATCCCATTGTGTAACACGAATGCAACCTTCACACTCCCTGGAGGTGGATCCATAGATGGATTTGTCAGGGCATTGGGAGATAATGTTGGTCAAGCAGCAGTTGCTGTTGTGCTGCGACAGCTAGGTCTCGAG caatatatatcaaaccaGCAATGTTCTTTGCAGCCGACCGATCTTGACGATACAA GTTGCCCCAGCGGTTTCCAAATTCCAGCAATTGACAGAATCTTGCAGTGTTCAATAGAGGAGACATGTTTGGGGATAAAATGTTGCGTTaatttgaacttcaaaattgacgAACTAATGCTGAAGACCTGGTTGATTTTGGATCCATGTAATTTTACAATTTCTATTGGATTTGAAAAGCTATCGGTTGACATTCCCCTGTTTTCTTATGAATGGGGTACAGAAGAGGTGTTGGAAGTTAGCGAATTCCTTATAATCAGGTACTATCTTTGTGAATATATATTATGTAACGCGTATGAACAGGTAAAAATAAACCCAGTTGATACAAGCGGTATCAGAAAGGGCACTGGATATTTACGCTGTGAGTGA